The proteins below come from a single uncultured Carboxylicivirga sp. genomic window:
- a CDS encoding NUDIX domain-containing protein: MYKVFFKDRILFLTDSIEQDLISNDFDALHKFTSHHELKQFVESFEINTELQRAFLYGRPKDQLLIELKKCFKFLIAAGGLVSNSNHDLLVIHRLGVYDLPKGKAEKGETNEQTALREVTEECGIEPLQIESKLCSTFHTYQQNGTNFLKETVWFMMKYKGIDAPVPQTEENIVSAQWLPVTQLLEVRKNTYPSIIEVLNSAGF, encoded by the coding sequence ATGTATAAAGTTTTTTTCAAGGATAGAATACTTTTTTTAACCGACTCGATCGAACAAGACCTTATTAGTAATGACTTTGATGCACTTCACAAGTTTACATCGCATCACGAGTTAAAACAATTTGTTGAGTCGTTTGAAATCAATACTGAATTACAGCGCGCCTTTTTATATGGTCGCCCTAAAGATCAATTATTGATTGAGTTAAAAAAGTGCTTCAAATTTTTAATAGCTGCCGGTGGTTTAGTATCAAATAGTAACCACGATTTATTGGTCATTCACCGCCTGGGTGTATACGACTTACCCAAAGGGAAAGCTGAAAAAGGTGAAACAAACGAACAAACCGCACTTCGCGAAGTAACAGAAGAATGTGGTATCGAACCCTTACAAATCGAAAGTAAATTGTGCTCCACCTTTCACACTTATCAACAAAATGGAACCAACTTTTTAAAAGAAACGGTTTGGTTTATGATGAAGTACAAAGGGATTGATGCTCCCGTTCCACAAACCGAAGAGAACATTGTTAGTGCACAATGGCTACCTGTAACACAACTCCTAGAAGTGAGAAAAAATACATATCCCTCTATAATTGAGGTGTTAAATTCGGCAGGATTTTAA